The Deltaproteobacteria bacterium DNA window CGTGTACGAACCGAAGCTCTTCCCGCAGGAAACCGTGTCGCTGGGCGGCGTCCCCGTCTCCCAGGAGTTCATCTGGTGCTTCGTCCTGTCGATGGTCCTCCTGGCGATCTTCTCCGCCTTCTTCAAGTATTCGAAGGCCGGGGTGGCGATGCGGGCCACGGCGTTCAACCAGCAGGCCGCGCAGTCGATGGGGATCTCGGTCAAGCACATCTTCGCCCTGTCGTGGATCATCTCCGCCGTCGTATCCGGGATCGGCGGGGTCCTGATCGGCAACATCAACGGGATCAACAGCTCCCTCTACCATTTCGGCCTCAAGGTCTTCCCCGCGACGATCCTCGGCGGGCTCGACTCGATCCTCGGGGCCGCCCTCGGGGGGCTGATCATCGGGCTGCTCGAGAACCTCTCGGACGGCCTCTGCAAGGCGTACCTCGACCTGAGCGGCGTGAAGGAGGTCGCCCCGTACGTCATCCTGGTCGTCATCCTCATGATCAAGCCGTACGGGCTGTTCGGCACGAAAGAAATCGAGCGGGTCTGAAGGACCGGCGGGGCGGGAAAAGGAGAACCACGGGATGCAGTATTGCGGCGACTTCCGGACCACCTACGAATCGGACGTCAAGATCTTCCAGACGCCCTTCATCAAGGTCTGCATGGGGTTCTTCGGCGTCGCCCTCCTCGTGCTGCCGTTCCTGATCAAGGGGGAGTACCTCTGGATCGTCCTGCAGATCCTGATCGCGGTCATCGGGGCGGTCGGACTCAACATCCTCACCGGGTTCACCGGGCAGATCTCGCTCGGGCAGGGGGCGTTCCTCGGGGTGGGAGCGTACACCTCGGCGTACCTCACGACGAAGCTGGGGCTCTCCTTCTGGATCGGCGTTCCGGCGGCGGGGATTTTGACCGCCATGGCGGGGATGGTCTTCGGCGTCCCGTCGCTGCGCCTCAAGGGGCTCTACCTCGCCATCGCCACGCTGGCCTCCCAGTTCATCCTCGAATGGATCTTCCTCCGGTGGGAACCGGTGACCGGGGGAAGCTACGGCATCGCGATCCCGCGCCCGGCGATCGGGGGATACTCCTTCGAGTCGGACCGCTCCTACTACTACATCGTCCTCGCCTTCGCGGTGGTGATGACCCTGTTCGCGACGAACCTGATCCGGACGAAGACGGGGCGCGCCTTCATGGCCGTGCGCGACCACTACATCTCCGCCGAGATCATGGGGATCAGCCTCTACAAGTACCGGCTCCTCTCCTTCGGGATCTCCTCCTTCTACGCCGGGGTGGCGGGCGCCCTCTTCGGGCACGCGCTGAAATTCGTCTCCTCCGAGCAGTTCAACATCGGCGTGTCGATCGTCTACCTCGCGATGATCATCATCGGGGGGCTGGGGAGCATCATCGGGTCGGTCTTCGGCGCGGTCTTCATGATCCTCCTGCCGAAGATCCTGTCGGTCATCACCACGTCGATCTCCGCGGACTTCCCCTCGGTGGCGAAGCTGGCGATATCGTTCGAACAGGGGATCTTCGGATTGATCATCGTCCTGTTCCTCATCTTCGAGCCCGACGGGCTGGCGCACCGGTGGAAGCTGATCAAGGCGTACTGGAAGCTGTATCCGTTCTCGTATTGACACGGAAAGGAGGGCGCGCGGGGGGAAATGGCAAGGGGAGGGAGCATCGGAAACGTCGGCGGTCGATATCGGTCAACCAACCGGAAACCCGAAAGAGGAGGGGACGACAGAATGAAGCAGACGATGCGTGTGTTCGCGATGGTCGCCGCGATGGCGATGTGCGTGTCCGGGGCCGCGTTTTCCGCCCCGGCGATCAAGGTCGGCCATCTGGCGGACCTGACCGGGGCGACGGGCGAGGTCGGGAAGCCGTACGCCCAGGGCGTCCAGGACTACAAGGATTGGGTCAACAAGCACGGCGGGATCAACGGCAAGCAGATCGACATGCAGATGTTCGACTACGCCTACGACAAGAACAAGGCGGTGAACCAGTACAAGAAGTACAAGGAAGACGGCGTCGTCGCGATCCAGGGGTGGGGCTCGGGCGACACCGAGGCGCTTTCCAAGACGACGG harbors:
- a CDS encoding branched-chain amino acid ABC transporter permease; its protein translation is MTTQYLLQLVISGLVVGSIYAAVALGFTIIYKATRVVNFAQGEFLMTGAYVCYAFVVQMHVPFWAALLLTILFSLVMAVLLERIVLRPMIGEPIISIIMVTIGLSLIMRSLVTAIWGNDILVYEPKLFPQETVSLGGVPVSQEFIWCFVLSMVLLAIFSAFFKYSKAGVAMRATAFNQQAAQSMGISVKHIFALSWIISAVVSGIGGVLIGNINGINSSLYHFGLKVFPATILGGLDSILGAALGGLIIGLLENLSDGLCKAYLDLSGVKEVAPYVILVVILMIKPYGLFGTKEIERV
- a CDS encoding branched-chain amino acid ABC transporter permease; protein product: MQYCGDFRTTYESDVKIFQTPFIKVCMGFFGVALLVLPFLIKGEYLWIVLQILIAVIGAVGLNILTGFTGQISLGQGAFLGVGAYTSAYLTTKLGLSFWIGVPAAGILTAMAGMVFGVPSLRLKGLYLAIATLASQFILEWIFLRWEPVTGGSYGIAIPRPAIGGYSFESDRSYYYIVLAFAVVMTLFATNLIRTKTGRAFMAVRDHYISAEIMGISLYKYRLLSFGISSFYAGVAGALFGHALKFVSSEQFNIGVSIVYLAMIIIGGLGSIIGSVFGAVFMILLPKILSVITTSISADFPSVAKLAISFEQGIFGLIIVLFLIFEPDGLAHRWKLIKAYWKLYPFSY